One window of the Mycobacterium sp. SVM_VP21 genome contains the following:
- a CDS encoding magnesium chelatase subunit D family protein yields MQQLYPFPAVLGGDPDAPGGLDDMALALVLSAISPGIGGVLIRGEKGTAKSTLVRALAQVLPPIDVVAGDRFSSDPAEAHPLSPDGPFPSDAAVETRPVRLVELPVGATEDRVVGSIHLERALSAGTVDFEPGLLARANRGILYVDEVNLLADHLVDLLLDAAAMGRLTVERDSVSVSHAARFVIIGTMNPEEGELRPQLLDRFGLTVEVSAPRDPVLRAEAVRRRLAFDADPDGFAATYSAAEERLRARIHQAQELLPQVALTDPALVKIGEICAAFDVDGLRGDIVCARTAVAHAAWQGRNAVNIEDLRVAARLALPHRRRRKPFDAPGLDEAELDELLPPEEPAPHPDGPEPDGPDPDGPPEGGSPPPEQQRGPAPTGHSEPGATSTVGADSPYRARLFSVDGVGEGRAGRRSRARTSSGRRVGATTSGNTGGLHLFETLRAAAPHQGARGRAEGRMLLQANDLRRAVREGREANLVLFVVDTSGSMAAIERMRHVKTAILSLLLDAYRRRDRVAVVTFRDTKAEVVLPATGSVEIAAVRLDELPAGGRTPLAEGLLEAAEVIRRERLREPACRPLLVVLTDGRATAGADPVARSLFAADQLASQGYSAVVVDCENGRMRLGLARTLAEHLRAEYVPLPQVSAEALTDVVRDATGRGAA; encoded by the coding sequence ATGCAGCAGCTGTACCCCTTCCCTGCCGTCCTCGGCGGCGATCCGGACGCCCCGGGCGGTCTGGACGACATGGCGCTGGCGCTTGTGCTGAGCGCGATCTCCCCCGGTATCGGCGGGGTGCTGATCCGCGGCGAGAAGGGCACCGCCAAGTCGACGCTGGTTCGCGCGCTTGCCCAGGTGCTGCCGCCGATCGATGTGGTCGCCGGTGACCGGTTCTCTTCCGATCCCGCTGAGGCGCACCCACTCTCCCCCGACGGGCCGTTCCCCAGCGACGCCGCCGTCGAGACCCGTCCGGTGCGGCTGGTGGAGCTTCCGGTCGGCGCTACCGAGGACCGGGTGGTGGGCTCCATCCACCTGGAGCGGGCGCTGAGCGCCGGCACCGTCGACTTCGAACCCGGGCTGTTGGCGCGCGCTAATCGCGGCATCCTCTACGTCGACGAGGTCAACCTGCTGGCCGACCACCTGGTGGACCTGCTGCTGGACGCCGCGGCGATGGGCCGGCTGACCGTGGAGCGCGACTCGGTGTCGGTCAGCCACGCCGCCCGTTTCGTGATCATCGGGACGATGAATCCCGAGGAGGGCGAGCTGCGCCCCCAACTACTTGACCGGTTCGGTCTGACCGTCGAGGTGTCTGCCCCGCGCGATCCGGTGTTGCGGGCCGAGGCGGTACGGCGGCGGCTGGCCTTCGACGCCGACCCCGATGGTTTCGCCGCGACTTACTCCGCGGCCGAAGAACGGCTGCGAGCCCGGATTCATCAAGCCCAGGAACTGCTGCCGCAGGTGGCGCTGACCGACCCGGCGCTGGTGAAGATCGGCGAGATCTGCGCGGCGTTCGACGTCGATGGCCTGCGCGGCGACATCGTCTGTGCCCGCACCGCGGTGGCTCATGCGGCGTGGCAGGGACGCAACGCGGTCAATATCGAGGACCTGCGGGTGGCCGCCCGGTTGGCCCTGCCGCATCGGCGGCGACGCAAGCCGTTCGACGCGCCGGGCCTCGATGAGGCCGAACTCGACGAACTGCTGCCACCGGAGGAGCCCGCGCCCCACCCGGACGGTCCGGAGCCCGATGGTCCGGACCCCGACGGTCCACCGGAAGGTGGTTCGCCGCCGCCGGAACAACAGCGCGGGCCCGCACCGACCGGGCACTCTGAGCCCGGCGCCACCTCGACGGTCGGCGCCGACTCCCCGTACCGCGCAAGGCTCTTTTCGGTCGACGGTGTGGGCGAGGGGCGCGCCGGCCGGCGCAGCAGGGCCCGCACCAGCTCCGGTCGCCGGGTGGGCGCCACCACCTCCGGCAACACCGGCGGGCTGCACCTGTTCGAGACGCTGCGCGCCGCTGCGCCGCATCAGGGCGCCCGGGGCCGTGCTGAAGGCCGGATGCTCCTGCAGGCGAACGATCTTCGTCGCGCCGTCCGGGAAGGCCGGGAGGCCAACCTAGTGCTGTTCGTGGTCGACACGTCCGGGTCGATGGCCGCCATCGAGCGGATGCGCCATGTCAAGACCGCGATCTTGTCCCTGCTGCTGGACGCCTATCGTCGTCGGGACCGGGTGGCGGTGGTGACGTTCCGGGACACCAAGGCGGAGGTGGTGTTGCCCGCGACCGGCTCGGTGGAGATCGCCGCCGTCCGGCTCGACGAGTTGCCCGCCGGCGGCCGCACTCCATTGGCTGAGGGCCTTTTGGAGGCCGCCGAGGTGATCCGCCGGGAGCGGCTGCGCGAGCCGGCCTGCCGCCCGCTACTGGTGGTCTTGACCGACGGGCGGGCCACCGCCGGTGCCGACCCGGTCGCACGGTCCCTTTTTGCCGCCGACCAGCTTGCCTCTCAGGGATATTCGGCCGTCGTGGTGGATTGCGAGAACGGCCGGATGCGACTCGGGTTGGCCCGAACGTTGGCCGAGCACTTGCGGGCCGAGTACGTCCCGCTGCCGCAGGTCAGTGCCGAGGCACTGACCGACGTCGTCCGCGATGCCACCGGAAGAGGAGCCGCCTGA
- the cobO gene encoding cob(I)yrinic acid a,c-diamide adenosyltransferase, with the protein MPQGQPLTVPDDNLTTRQRRNRPLLMVHTGDGKGKSTAAFGLALRGWNQGFDIGVFQFVKSAKWRVGEQTVLERLGALHAETGEGGPVQWHKMGSGWSWSRKAGGVEDHAGDAAEGWAQIKERLAAQTHDLYILDEFTYPMGWGWVDVDDVVETLANRPGHQHVVITGRRADPRLIEIADLVTEMTNIKHPMDGGQKGQRGIEW; encoded by the coding sequence ATGCCGCAGGGACAACCGTTGACGGTGCCCGACGACAACCTGACCACCCGCCAGCGCCGCAACCGGCCGCTGTTGATGGTGCACACCGGCGACGGCAAGGGGAAATCCACTGCCGCATTCGGATTGGCGCTGCGCGGCTGGAATCAGGGCTTTGACATCGGGGTTTTCCAGTTCGTGAAATCCGCGAAATGGCGGGTCGGCGAACAGACCGTGCTCGAGCGGCTGGGCGCACTGCACGCCGAGACCGGTGAGGGCGGCCCGGTGCAGTGGCACAAGATGGGCTCGGGCTGGTCGTGGAGCCGCAAGGCCGGCGGCGTGGAGGATCACGCCGGCGACGCCGCCGAAGGCTGGGCCCAGATCAAGGAACGCCTGGCGGCGCAGACCCACGACCTGTACATCCTCGACGAGTTCACCTACCCGATGGGCTGGGGCTGGGTGGATGTCGACGACGTGGTGGAGACCTTGGCCAACCGGCCGGGCCACCAGCACGTCGTGATCACCGGCCGGCGCGCCGATCCGCGGTTGATCGAGATCGCTGACCTGGTCACCGAGATGACCAACATCAAGCACCCGATGGACGGCGGCCAGAAAGGCCAGCGCGGCATTGAGTGGTAA